The sequence GTGGGCCCGCAGGCGACTGAGGGCCCCCTCAAGTTCACGGATGTTCGATGAAATCCGCTGAGCGATGTACTGGGTGACTTCGTCCGGGACGGTGATCGCGTCGAGTTCCGCCTTCTTGCGGAGGATCGCGATCCGGGTTTCGTAGTCGGGTGGCTGGATGTCGGCGATGAGGCCCCATTCGAACCGAGAGCGCAGCCGGTCCTCCAACGTCGGGATTTCGCGGGGCTGTCGGTCGCTGCTGATGATGAGCTGCCGGCTCGATTCGTGCAGCGTGTTGAAGGTGTGGAAGAACTCTTCCTGCGTCCGCTCCTTTCCGGCTAGGAACTGAATATCGTCGATGGCGAGCACGTCGACGTTGCGGTACCGGTGGCGGAATTCCACCATCTTGTCGTCGCGGATGGCGTTGATGAGATCGTTCGTGAAGCGCTCCGAAGAGACGTACATCACGCGCGCCGCCGGTGAGTGGCTCAATACGTAATGGCCGATGGCCTGGAGTAGGTGGGTTTTGCCCAGTCCGACTCCGCCGTAGATGAACAACGGATTGTAGGCGCGGGCCGGGGCCTCCGCGACCGCCTGCGCGGCCGCGTGGGCGAACCGGTTGCCGGCGCCGACGACGAAGGTGTCGAACGTGTATTTGCCGGTATGAGAACGCATGTCGCCCAAGG is a genomic window of bacterium containing:
- the dnaA gene encoding chromosomal replication initiator protein DnaA encodes the protein LGDMRSHTGKYTFDTFVVGAGNRFAHAAAQAVAEAPARAYNPLFIYGGVGLGKTHLLQAIGHYVLSHSPAARVMYVSSERFTNDLINAIRDDKMVEFRHRYRNVDVLAIDDIQFLAGKERTQEEFFHTFNTLHESSRQLIISSDRQPREIPTLEDRLRSRFEWGLIADIQPPDYETRIAILRKKAELDAITVPDEVTQYIAQRISSNIRELEGALSRLRAHAEMQRVPISIDLAADVLKELLPQARIRPVTIPAIQRAVSEFFGIRIEEMKAKRRTKGVAFPRQVAMYLSRELTDASLPRIGEEFGGRDHTTVMHACDRVKHALIHDTHLAAGIKSLVDNFRTERGLKGDK